One Oryctolagus cuniculus chromosome 7, mOryCun1.1, whole genome shotgun sequence genomic window, ttttaattctatcaattattatttgcagacattggtcttatttatgtgatccctttgacacttaatcctatctttatgatcaattatgaacttaaactgatcactttgactagtgagatggcactggtacacgccaccttgatgggattgatttggaatcccctggtacatttccagctctaccattaggggtaagtctgagtgagcatgtgccgaactgtacatcttctccctctcttattcccactcttatatgtaacggggatcacttttcagttaaatttaaacacctaagaataattgtgtgtttattaaagagttcaaccaatggtattaaatagaacaaaaaaatactaaaaggaataagatagtaagttgttcctcgacagtcaggacaagggctgatcaagtcattgtttctcatagtgtccatttcacttcaacaggtttccttttagatgctcagttagttgtcatcgatcagggagaacatatgatatttgtccctttgggactggctcatttcactcagcatgatgttttccagattccttcattttgttgcaaatgacagatttcatttttaactgctgtatagtattctatagagtacatatcccataatttctttatccagtcttctgttgatgggcatttaggtttattCCATGTGTTTCTATTTTGATGGCATCCAATTTTTCAATTTTCCCCACTTAATAACAAAATTGTACTGATGAGGTACAGCATGCTGCTTGGGTGACACATGCACAAGCTAATTAACCTGTCCATACATTGTCTCATGtactttgtgtgtgtctgtcttgtgggaacatttaaaatctattcctgcagtaggtgttgtggcacaagttAAGCtgatgggattgagttccacCTCCATTTTgatcccatttcctgctaatgtacactgaccccatttcctgctaatgtacatctggtgatggcccaagtacttgggtttctaccacccatgtagaagacctggatggagtgtcCTGGaacctggctctggattggcccagcctggctgttgtgagaatttggggagtgatccaacagttggaggctctctctctttccttgtcactctttcaaataaacttaaaaaaatgattctttcagcaattttcaagtatacaATTTATTGCTGTTAAGTGAAGTCACCATGGTATACAGAACTCCTGAatccctctgttttcttcttatGTGGAAGGTGTCTTGAGAAATATGttccagggctggcacagtgctgtagcaggtagggctgccacctgtagcatcaacatcccataaggggagtggttcgagtcctggctgctccacttccaatccagctccctgctaacatgcctgggaaagcagaagaagatggcccaagtaccagggccccttgcactcatgtgggagacctgaaagaagctcctggctcctgtctggcccaacccttgccattctggccatttggagagtgaaccagcagatggaagaccaatctctaactctttctttccaataaaataaaaatcaaattaaatttaaaaagaatagagaaatatTTGCCCACCCTGAGGCTGTGAAGGTCAAGTTTGTCTCTTGTAATTCCACTGTTTTCTGTTGAGGTCAgtcagagggtttttttttttttttttaagatttatttatttgaaaggcagaattatatggagaaagaaggagcaaaaaagagatcttccatctgctggttcattccccaaatggtcacaatggtcagggctgggccagtggaagccaggaaccaggagcttattccaggtctcccttacaCGGGTGCTgcgatccaagaacttgggccattctctgaggtgcattagcagggagctggattggaagtggagcaaccgggacttgaaccagcgcccatatgggttgccagcactgcagatccaagtttaaccctctgtgccacagcactggtccccgtCAGGGGTTCTGAGTGAAGAACAGACATGACAAGACTCCTGTACCGGAAGCATCACTTTGCTGTGCTGAGAtggggctgtggggcagcaggtagaTTTGAGGTGACCACCACGATCTAGGTGTGCATGGACCAGGCTGGGCAGAGCGGAAGTGGTGGCAGAGGCTGAATTCTAGAAGGAGTCATCGGCGAGCTTTGGGCCATGCCCTTCATCAGAAGATGAATGGTGTCTGGCTTTAAGGAGTGctgcttcctttctctgaagACTCCAGCacttgtcatttttccataaggCCAAGTGTGTGGACAGAGACTCCAGCAGTGTTTGCGACACATTTTAACCTATCCTCACTATTTCAAGTAAAGAGTTGGTTTTAAGTTTTAATCCACACACTGACATCTTCAGGCATGGCTGCCCTAAACACAAATGCCGACTCATCTGTCCGCCCGTGAGAGATCGAAAGAAAAGGAAACCGACATATTTCACGTCGCGCTCTGCGTCACTTCTGTTGGGACTCATAAATCCatgcctctctgctgtggccacttcGTGTCTGACCCTTTCCTTAACTCATGATTTATTGCTGCTGCTCCTGTTGCCAGACTTATAAACTTCACTGTCCTTCATGACACCTCCTTTGTATACGAGGCTACGAGACAGCAAATTTATTGTCTATGAATTGGTACCTTGAAAAATTACATCAATGCAAAGTGATTGCCTTTGAGCCTCCATAgccaataagtttatttttttggaGGGGATGATATGAGGTCATAGGATGATATATATAATCGGTGATCACAGAACGGAAAGGAGCAAGTTGGAAGTCCAGTGCCACAGAGCCGAGaaggaaggtttctctctctcccatcatgTGTAAGCTGGCCTCCTGCTGTCTGCTTTTTATAGCACTCTTAAAGCCTGTCTCCGCTCTCCCCATCCTTGGCTCGGGGGAAGCGTCCTTTCAGCCCTCAGGTAAGATGATTTTCCTCTCTATGGTAAGCCTGAGACCCTCCCTGGTTTAGAGCAGTGTTAGAGATAAAGATGGGGTTCCTGCTTAAAGGAAACTTCTATCAGTAGCCCTGCTTATGAAAAGATCATTAGAGGATCCTCACTGCACATCTGAGACTTAGGGATGGGGACAGGTTCCCTCCCTAAAGTATGATCACGGGAGGAAGCTCTGCAATTCAAACTCTTTTTGGGGCCAAgctattttttccaattttaaaaatggacctGAATTTAAAACCTCATTACTTTTAGTTCTTATTTCAAATGAGCTGGCTGAATGTAGAACTGGTTGTTTCCGTTATAGATtaatactgtatttatttgatCTTATATTAAAAGTAATCACCTGACATGTGTTGTATGAAAcaaaaatgttcattaaaaatgaaGTGGCATGTGGGAGTTAGGGACATTGTAGGCTTCCAAGTATTCTCATTTAGTTCAAGCCTaagttggatttttaaaaatctgtaagtaGATACTTATTTTGCTATTACCTTTAATAGATGGAAAGACTGACTATATAAAATTTAACTGGATTTAATGTTGTCTTTAATTCTGGATActtttagattttaaaagaaaaacaccctCTAAGCATTGGTTTTATCATTTCTCTGCTCTGAAAGTTTTTCCCAAGCATCTTTCTGATGACTCCTGAGCACTGTGATCATTCAAGCGCCGTCAGCCAACTGCTGGTCACAGAGCTCAAAAGCAGCCCCTAATGGCCAAAATGGCATGGACCTCACCAGCTCTTCTATTTAAAAAGGAACAGGGAAAATCATATGATGAAATCAGGGGTGCTCAGTTATTACTGTCACCCTCAACAATCTGCagttagaatttttaaaacttagatgAAACGAGAGTAACATCTCAATCACATTCTAGACAGGCGGCAGCTGACCTTGGAATTTTATCATTTGTCTCTAAATAAATGATCCTTCATGACAAACATTTATATTGAtaaaattttatagatttttcagTAACATTCTTGAAAAATGCAGGAATGTGCTCCAGTGTGCTATAATGCTGTATTGTCTCTAATCTCTGTGGGAGGTCAGTATGTGCACgcctgcagctggggctgtgttgtggcttcccagcccagctcccagggcctccAACCCCAGCGCAGTAGCACCAGGAGAACTCACTGGACGCCATCTCCACTCACTGCGCCTCAGGCACCTATCACACCTCACACGCACCAACCTCTCCTCACACACACCTACTGGACTCCACTCGCGCCTACCACACCTCATGCACATCTACCTCACCTCACACGTGCCTACCTCACCTCACACGCGCCTACCTCACCTCACACACATCTACCACACCTCACACACATAACCTCACCTCACACGCATCTACCACACCTCACACACATCTACCTCATCTCACACACATAACCTCACCTCACACACTAACCTCACCTCATGAGTGCCTACCTCACCTCATACCCTAACCTCACCTCACACGCATCTACCACACCTCACACACTAACCTCACCTCATGAGTGCCTACCTCACCTCATACCCTAACCTCACCTCACACGCATCTACCACACCTCACACACTTACCTCACCTCACATGCACCTACCTCACCTCATACCCTAACCTCACCTCACACGCCTACCCTACCTCAGGTGTACCTACCACACCCCACTTACCCTGCCTTGGGCGCGCCTACCACACCTCACACATACTTCCCTCACTCCACACACTAACCtcacctcacacacacccactGCACCTCCGCAGTGCCTACTGTACCTCACGGTCACTTACCACACTCTCCCCAACTTCCCATCACGTTGTATGCCACGTCGTTGCACCAGTTTCACACCAGAAACGCCAGCCAAGTTCCTTACGGATCATTTGGAAGCTGACCTCTTCCCAAGTGTAACAATTTTGACTGGGTCTGGAGGTCCGGTGAGATAACCTGTGCCCCAGCCCGTCTGCTTAACGGGAAACCCCACCATCTTTGCCTCCTCTTAGTCCAGCCTCCTCACCACACAGCCAGAAGCAGAAGGCGGCAGCAGCCGTGGGTAAACGGGGGGCAGGACGAGTCAGACTTCCTGAGCAGAAACTGGGTCTCAAGAAAGCAGGCTCAGCCCTCTCCTGCCCGCAGTGCCTGGGGGGCTGGGTCCTCCCCGGGCAGCAAGGAGTGGGTGGGCACTGCAGCCATGGCCCTGACATCTACTCTGACACACACCCGATCACAACCCCGCACCTGAGGGTGTTCCAGGCATGTTTCACTGCCCTGGGGACTCCCAAGAGATGCCTGAAGACAACCGGCTGAAGtggagacccccccaccccccaccccgtgtctgtTCCTGCTCCACAGCTCGCAGCCGAGACACCAGGGAGCCTCTGGGGGCGCTGGAGCGCACTCCCGTCGTTCTGCAGCCGGGGCCGGAGATGCtgggtgccggccgcagcgccaggCTGCGGGAAGCAGGTACGGTGCCTCTCCCGGTGGTCTCCTTGCTCACATCCTCAGGTGAGGTCACACCCAGCTTTGGAACACAGAGGGGGCGGCACGGAGCCAGCGCTGGGCCCTGGCAGCCTCCCCTGCTGGCCCGCGCGCGGCCCTCTGCCGCCTTCAGCTTCCCCTGCCCCGGGAGCTCCCGGCCAGTGCGAGGTTCTGCCCGGCACCTCAGCCTTTGCGCCTTCTGTGTGGCTTTCACTTAGTTTTTGTGGGTGCGAGGTCATTCTAGCGAGTGCAGTTTCGTAGGGAACAGCAATGGTAACAGGGCTACTGTGAGGCATCCGGGAAAGCGCACAGCGCCCGCTCAGTCACCCTGAGCCGACGCCCGTGGCCAGCGGGGCTGCTTCCCATCTGTGCCCTCGCAAGCGCTGCCACGCGTGCTCAGGTGCGCTGGCAACAGGACGGGCCTGTCCCACAGATACGAGTGCTTCTGTTGCGGTTTGGACAAACTGCTCATCTGCGAGGTCCCTGGGGGCAATGCCGAGTCCTGGGAGTTCCAGGCAAGAAGAGGGCCTGCCTGTCTGCATCCAAGCCAACATCACTGCAGCGTGGACAGGCAGAACCCCTTAGCCGCGTTCGCCGCGCCACGTTTGAAAACAAGCTGAGGCAGAAGTGGGAGAGCTGAGGCACTGGTTTCCAAACTGTTTTGCAGATCCTCAGACCGACATTTTCAACCCACGAGGAAATCTGAAGCAGGTGAGTGACTGCTTGTGGTGCTGGGTGTGCACTAAGGGGAACATGCCAGGCGTCCCCCAGGACCTACCATCTTGAGCCATGGCAATGTTCTGGGTGGAAGCCGCACCTGGAAACAATGGGCCAGTGTCGTTTCAAAGCgttaattttccaaattttgaCTCCTATAAAATCTGGAAGCAACAAGAACGTATCCATTGCCAGTTTGGACGAGTTCTAACCGGTTGCAAGAGAAGAGAAACGCAGATGAGGGCCCGCTCTGAAGCACGTCGTCTGCTGTGTGGGCTCGTCCTCGTGGCGACAGTcagcccacagccaggggccCTGGTGTCCTTGGAAGCCCGGGACACGGAATCTTGGGCACCTCCCCGATGTCCCCACTTCCCCGAACCCCGCGGCTTCCCCAGGAGGTTCCTGCGCACGTGGAGAGGGGAAGAGTGCTGCTGTGAGACGCCGAGGGGGAACCCGTGCAGAGGGAGAAGGGTTTCTAGGGAATTCTCTCGGGCGCGGTGGACACACTAACAGGGAATGACGGACTCTGGTGTGTCCTCACGGCCATCCTGTTGGCCACCCACTGCCGCCAGTGCCTCTGAGCATGTTTGGGCCTCCAGGATCGCAGCACAAAGGATTCTAATGAGCTCTAGTCAAGCACTTGCCAGACATTTCCAGGGACACCTTTTTGAGTGTGACACTCATTAACATTCTAGCAAAAATGCACCCCGCAAACATGAATACCCGGACACACAGGCTCAAGGAGGGGTCAGCCACTCGGCACAGGGAGCCCCACTGAACATGCAGCACTCTGGTCCCCGTGCCAGCCCAGAGCCGGCACCTGCTAAAGGTTGGACGTGCGTCTTGCTGAAGACTCGTAGGATTCCTAATTCACTGACAACTTATCCTGCCTTTTGTTTGGCTCACTCTCATTTCAGGCTTTCTCCGGACAAGGTCCAAACATTCTGCTGAGTCATCTTTTGGCCAGAACCAGGAAACAGTATAAGAAACGTGGGACTCCCTCCGAGTGCTTCTGGAAATACTGCGTCTGAAGGGACACGGCCATCTATTAGTTCAGAAACATCCAGCTcagaacattaaaaatataaatgcttgACTTGAAAACAGCGTGAGGAACAACTAGGCAAACCACACCCTGttattatttggaaaaataaatcctCTATGTTTTGCAAAGAACATGAGTGGTTATTCATAAACATTATCTTAAAacctgtaatttttatttcaattcacCCTATGGAATTCTTTCAGAACTTAAAAGTGAAGCCAGGGGTATGAATTCAGCACGGTGTTAAGCTACTGCTttggaagcccacatcccatattggagtgtctgggtttgagttctggttctgcttctgatgtcAGCTCCTCACTAATGTGTGCTCTGGGAAGCAGGTgtgggctcaagtgcttgaggtcctgctacccacatgggaggcctggactgagttccaggctcctggctttggcatggtccaggcctggctcttgcaggcatttggggagtgaaccagtagataagagatctctgtctgcctatctctgtttcaaattaaaaaaaataaataaataaaaccagtaagtgaatggaataaaatactaagaaactcctaaaaacaaaatatagttaGAATCATTAAACTACAAATCACTTCAGTAAACTGTATTATCTTAGCTATTATGTTCTCTCTTAACACTTAAAGATGGTAACACAAGTTATTACTTTCCAAGCCTAGAAAAAGATCTGAATGAAGGCTGGCTGCAGGTGAAGGCTGAGGACGGCCACGAGCTCACTTGTCCAGCACTGAGTGCTTCAAACATGAGCCCTGAACACCAAGGCCTGCTTGATCCCAGCCCCTGTGAGCTCAGAATGTCTGCTCATGCGAGGGAAGACACCTGCACATCTcttgtcatttctttatttttaaagatttattcgaaaagcagagttagaaagatctttcattcactggcttgctccccaaatggctgcaactgccagggattggccaggctgaagccaggagccaggagcttcatctgggcctcccatgtggataaaggggcccaaggacttgggccatcttccactgctttcccacatgtatTGGTAGTGAGCTGAAtggaactggagcaactgggactcaaactgg contains:
- the UTS2 gene encoding urotensin-2 isoform X1; the encoded protein is MCKLASCCLLFIALLKPVSALPILGSGEASFQPSARSRDTREPLGALERTPVVLQPGPEMLGAGRSARLREAGTVPLPVVSLLTSSDPQTDIFNPRGNLKQAFSGQGPNILLSHLLARTRKQYKKRGTPSECFWKYCV
- the UTS2 gene encoding urotensin-2 isoform X2 — encoded protein: MCKLASCCLLFIALLKPVSALPILGSGEASFQPSARSRDTREPLGALERTPVVLQPGPEMLGAGRSARLREADPQTDIFNPRGNLKQAFSGQGPNILLSHLLARTRKQYKKRGTPSECFWKYCV